A region of the Amycolatopsis sp. cg13 genome:
CGACCGCGACGAGGCTGGCGACTCCGCTGGCGACTCGGCGCGCGAGATCGTCCAGAAACCCTTGGTGCGCAGTGCGACGTGCCTCGGTGACGGCATCCCAGCCGCTGTCCGCGGTGATGCCGTGCGCCTTGGCGAGCCGGGTGATCGCGGACGAGTCGACCAGGTTTCCGTACCGCGCACCCGCGGACGGCCAGCTGTCACCAGTGTCCACAGTGGCCGGATCGGGAACGCGCATCCAGTCGATCTCGCCGCCGCCACCGGTCGCGCCGCGCAGCAGCCGCCGTCCGATCACGACCGCGCCGCCGACGCCTTCGGACAGCCAGACCAGCACGAAGTCATCGACGTCCTGCGCGTTGCCGACGGTCATTTCCTCAACCGCGACAAGGTTTACGTCGTTTTCGATCTTGACCGTGACGCCGAGTTCGTCGCTCAGCCGCTTTGGCACGTCGAACCCGAGCCAGCCCGGGATGTGCGGGGCCGAGGACAGCAACCCGGTGCGCGGGTCGAACGCGCCCTGCGCGCCGATGACCACATTGGCCAGATCGTCGAGCTGCATGCCTGCGGCTTTCGTGACCCGGCGCAGCGCCTGCCCGAACGAGCCGACGACGTCCGCGCCCTCGGCCACCGGAAGCTGCACGCGGTACTCGGCGAGCACGGCCCCGGCGACATCGGCGACCACGAAGTCGGCGACCCGCGGGGTGAGGTCGACGGCCGCGACGTGCGCGAGCCCGCCGTTGACCGCCCACAGCTGAGCGCGCGGCCCGCGTCCGCCGCCGGCCCGCTCCCCCGCCTTGCCGACGAGATTGTCCTGCTCAAGCCGGGTGAGCAACTGCGCGGTGGCCGGTTTGGACAACCCGATGGCGGCCTCGAGCTCGCCCCGCGTGAGCGGCCCGTTCCGCAGCAACGCCTCGATCGCCGCGCGGTCGTTCATCTCGCGCAACGTTCGCGGACTGCCGGCTCGCACCTGACTGCTCCTTTATTAGGAAACTTTACAGACGGTTTTCCGGGACTGTAGTGAGCGCGGCCACACGCCGTCAATGGGCTAGGGAAACGGCGGGGTAACGGCTTGATACCGCGGGATGTCAGCGACCGGCAGAGGGTGACGGGGTGAGCGCGGACCGTGCGCGGTCCAGACCAGCGGAGAGGGGTGGTCCGTATCGGATGAACCGAACGGGGGTGCGCGGACGGCGGTGGCTCGATGGAGCCAGCTACGCGGTCGGGCGGGAGACGATCAACCTGCGCCGCGGTAGCCGAAGGCACGCGCGGAAGCCGCCCGATCCGGACCAGCGGGAGCGGCGACCGGCCGTCTCGCCGAATCGGTCAAGCTGTCGACGCCGCCGGAAGATCCACAATGGACCGGCGCGCGGAGATCTCGAGGAGGCACGAATCAGCGCGGATTCGGCTCGGCAAGCAAACTTTCCAGGATCAGGTGCGGGCCCACGAGCCGGGCCCGCACCAATCCATCACTCCTCAGCTTCCGCCCAAGCCTTCAACATCACTCGGGCGATCGACGAATTCCCCGGCAGCAACAAATTCGACGCGCCACCAGCGATCGGCGTCGGCACCCCAGTCCCGGCGTTCCGGAACGCAGTCCGAACGTCCTCCCGGGACACCCACAGCGCTTCCTCGATCTCGCCCTCAGCCGGAACCAGCGGTGCCTCGCGGTCCGCTCGTGCGGTGAAGCCCAGCATGATCGAGCGCGGGAACGGCCACGGCTGGCTGCCGAGATACCGCACGTCCCCCACCTCGATCCCGGCCTCCTCGCGGATTTCGCGGACGACGCAGCCCTCCAGGGACTCCCCCGCTTCCACGAATCCGGCGAGCACCGAGTACCGGTCCGGCGGCCACATCGGCTGCCGCGCGAGCAGCACGTGCGAGCCGTTGACCCCGTCGAGGTCGTGCACCAGGCAGATCACCGCCGGGTCGGTGCGCGGGTATTCCTCGTGTCCCTTGGCTTCGCAGCGGCTGGCCCAGCCGAACTGGGTCAGCTGCGTCGGCGAGCCGTCGCGGGTGCAGAAGCGGGACTGCCGCCGCCAGTGCCGCAGTGCCTGCGCGGTGGTGAACAGCCCGGCCGACGTGTCGTCCAGCTGCTCGCCGTATCCACGCAGCTCGACCCACAGCTCGCCGTTGGCGCGCGGCACTTCTTCGATCACGCCCCAGCTGCCCGCGAGCCGCACGCTGTCGACGTCGCCTTCGATGCTGCCGGGCAGCGACCAGTAGTCGACGTCTTCCCACTCGCCGAGGAACACCGCGTCGGCGGGAGGTTCAGTGCCGAAATTCATCGCCTTGCGGGTGGCCAGCGCGGAGCCGCCCTCGACGACCGGCGTGCGGCCGGTGTCGTCGAGCAGCACCACGCGGGCTTCCGACCACTTCGCGGCGAGCCGCTCCGGGTTGGTGCGCAAGGTTTCCTGACGGTCCACTGTGGAACGCGACAGCGTCGGCAGTGCCCCCAGTTCGAACGGAACGCTCATCAGTCCTTCTCGTTTGCCGAAACTCCGAGCGCGGCCAGCTTCGGCGCGAGCAGGTCCGCGTCCCCGACCACGACGCCGGTGAACCGGCCGGGCGCGAAGAACTCCGCCGCCGCTTCGGCGACCTGCTCCTCGGTGACCGCCGCGAGCCGCTCCGGGTGGCTCTGCAGCCACTCGATGCCGAGGCCGTTCGACGCCAGCGCCATCAGCTGCCCGGCGAGCCCGCCCTGGGACGACGTGCCGGTGACGAGCGAGCCCATCGCGTACTGCCGCACCGATTCGACCTCTTCGGCGGTCGGCGCCACGGTGCCGAGCCGGAACAGCTCGTACCGGGTTTCCAGGTACGCCGCCGCGGTGACCTCGTTGGCCGTGTCCGCGTCCACATTGACCACCGCGCTGTCGCCGGTGAACTCGAAGCCCGAGTGCGCGCCGTAGGTGTACCCCTTGTCCTCGCGGATGTTCTCGACCAGCCGCGAAGAGAAGTACCCGCCGAACGCCAGGTTCGCCAGCTGCAGCGCCGGGTACCGCGGGTCGGTGCGCGGCACCGTCTGCGCGGACAACCGGATCTGCGACTGCACGGCGCCGGCGCGCGGAACCAGCAGGACGTTGCCGCCGGTCAGCGCGGGCAGCGGCGGCAGCACCACGGCCGAACGGTCCGACTTCCAGCCGCCGAGCGCACGCTCCAGCTCGGCCGGAACCTCTTGCGGGTCAAGGTCTCCGACCAGCACGAGCACCGCGCCGCGCGGCAGCACCGAAGCGTTGTGCAGCGCGCGCACCTGCTCGGCGGTCACCTCGGCGACGTCCTCGGCCTGCGGGACCTCGCGGGTCGCCGGGTGGTCGCCGTACCGGTGCTTCTGCAGTGCTTCGCGCGCGATGGTGCGCGGCTGCGTGCGCGACACCGCGATGCGCTCGATCAGCCGCTCCCGCTCGCGCGCGACCTCCGTGTCGCCGTACGTGGCACCAGTGAGCACGTCGCCGAGCACGTCCAGCAGCGTCGGCAGGCCGTCGGACAGCGCGGTGCCGCCGAAGTACAGCCGCTCCGGGTCCACGCCCGCGTTGAGGTCGCCGCCGATCAGCGCGACCTCGGCGTCGATCTCCACCCGGTCGCGCCGCGCCGTGCCGGTGAGCACGGTTTCCGCGAGCACCTCCGCGGTGGCCGCGTGCATCCGGTCCTCGCCCGCGAACGGGATCCACAACCGCAGTTCGACCATCGGGACGCTCGCCTTGCGCACCGCGAGCACGCGCAGCCCGTTGGACAGCGTCGTGTCCACATGGGACAGATCGGCGGCGGCGCGCTGGTGGCCCAGCTCGGGCAGCGGGCGCGGTCCGGCGGCGGTGCGGCCGATCTCCTCGGCGCTGCGGTGTGCTGCTTTGACCTGTTCAGCCGAGGTCACTGTTCCGTCCCTTCGGTGCTTGCGGGATTCACGACGAGCACGGCGCGCGCGTCCGGGCGCAGCGCCTTCGCCGCCGCGGACACAGCCTCGCCGGAGACCGCGGACAGGCGGTCGGCGAGCTGGTAGACCAGCGACGCGTCGCCGTAAAGCAGTTCGAACGCGCCGAGCGCCAGCGTGCGCGACACGAGCCGGTCGTGCTCCGCGTGCAGGCTCGCGGCCCAGCGCGCGGTGACCTTCTTCAGTTCCTGATCGTCCGGCGGCGTGGACGCGAGCTTCTCGAGCTCCTCGTCCAACGCGGCCAGCACGCGCTCGCGCGGCACCTCCGGCGGGTGGATCGCGGTGATGGTGAACGTGTCCGGATCGCGCGCCTCGAACGGGCCGAACAGCCCGGCGCCCGCACCGATGTCGACCACCAGCGGCTCGACGTGCACCAGCCGCTGCTGCAGCCGCGAACCGTCACCGTCGGTGAGCACGCCCGCCAGCACCAGGTACGCGAGGTAGCCGTCGAGATCGTTGATCGGGTCGGGCATCCGGTAGCCCACGGCCAGCGCGGGCAGCGGCGCGTGCGCGTCGGTGTGTTCGCCGAGCAGCTGCGTCGTCGGCAGCGGTTCGGCGAACGACGGACGGACCGGAGCGGGCCGGTGCGGGACGTCGCCGAAATGCTTCTGGACGAGCGCCTTCGCCTCCTCCACCTCGAAGTCGCCCGCGACGGTCAGCACCGCGTTGGCCGGCGAGTAGAAGGTGTCGAAGAAGGCGGCGCAGTCGTCCAGCGTCGCGCCTTCGAGGTCTTCGAAGGCGCCGTAGCCGTCGTGCGCGTTGGCGAAGGTGGAGTACAGCACCGGCGGCAACAGGATCCACGGGAATCCGCCGTACGGCCGGTTGCGCACGTTCAGCCGGATTTCCTCCTTGACGACCTCGATCTGGTTCGCCAGGTTCTCCGCGGTCAGCTTCGGCGCGCGCATCCGGTCGGCCTCGAGGAACAGCGCGCGTTCCAGCGCGGCCGCGGGCAGCACCTCGTAGTAGTCGGTGTAGTCCGGGTGCGTGGAACCGTTGAAAGTGCCGCCGCTGGACTGCACGTGCCGGAAGTGCGCCAGTTTCTCCAGGCTTTCGCTGCCTTGGAACATCAGGTGCTCGAAGAGGTGCGCGAAACCGGTCAACCCCTCCGGCTCGGAACGGAAGCCCACGTCGTAGTGCACGCTGACCCCGACCACCGGCGCGGTCGGGTCAGGAGCGAGCACCACGCGCAGACCGTTGTCGATCGTGAAACGGAAGAGCTCGGGATCGGCCATGCCTCCACCCTACGCAGGCGCGGGCGTCTTGGGCTCGTCCGGTCGGAGGTGCCTCGCGCCCTCGAACGCGACGGTCAGTGCGGCCACGAATCCCCTGGTCCGCCCCAACGGCACAGTGTCCTCGCCCGAGGCGCCGTACCAGTACGCCGACAGCGAACAAGCGTTAACTAGCCAAGCGTCTGCTTCACCCAGCGCGTACGCGTACGGGAGGGCGCGAGAGACGAGCAGTTCGTCGTCTGGCGCTTCCATCGTGCACAGCTGTGCGTTGAGGCCGAGAAGGCGGTCTCGGAGGTCTAGGCCAGCCTTCGTCCGCTCCGGCAGGAGGCGGGCGGCGGCCGTCACGGCGAGGCCGGTAGCGAGAAGCACCAACCCGAGTTGTGCGTAACCG
Encoded here:
- a CDS encoding ROK family transcriptional regulator, whose product is MRAGSPRTLREMNDRAAIEALLRNGPLTRGELEAAIGLSKPATAQLLTRLEQDNLVGKAGERAGGGRGPRAQLWAVNGGLAHVAAVDLTPRVADFVVADVAGAVLAEYRVQLPVAEGADVVGSFGQALRRVTKAAGMQLDDLANVVIGAQGAFDPRTGLLSSAPHIPGWLGFDVPKRLSDELGVTVKIENDVNLVAVEEMTVGNAQDVDDFVLVWLSEGVGGAVVIGRRLLRGATGGGGEIDWMRVPDPATVDTGDSWPSAGARYGNLVDSSAITRLAKAHGITADSGWDAVTEARRTAHQGFLDDLARRVASGVASLVAVADPELILLCGETSRAGGDEFAGIVAEKLHELVLPRTPVGVASVQGNAVRAGALQSALATAREDVFGVVTPTLLGPRRSAGEQAPSPTE
- the nudC gene encoding NAD(+) diphosphatase codes for the protein MSVPFELGALPTLSRSTVDRQETLRTNPERLAAKWSEARVVLLDDTGRTPVVEGGSALATRKAMNFGTEPPADAVFLGEWEDVDYWSLPGSIEGDVDSVRLAGSWGVIEEVPRANGELWVELRGYGEQLDDTSAGLFTTAQALRHWRRQSRFCTRDGSPTQLTQFGWASRCEAKGHEEYPRTDPAVICLVHDLDGVNGSHVLLARQPMWPPDRYSVLAGFVEAGESLEGCVVREIREEAGIEVGDVRYLGSQPWPFPRSIMLGFTARADREAPLVPAEGEIEEALWVSREDVRTAFRNAGTGVPTPIAGGASNLLLPGNSSIARVMLKAWAEAEE
- a CDS encoding M16 family metallopeptidase, with translation MTSAEQVKAAHRSAEEIGRTAAGPRPLPELGHQRAAADLSHVDTTLSNGLRVLAVRKASVPMVELRLWIPFAGEDRMHAATAEVLAETVLTGTARRDRVEIDAEVALIGGDLNAGVDPERLYFGGTALSDGLPTLLDVLGDVLTGATYGDTEVARERERLIERIAVSRTQPRTIAREALQKHRYGDHPATREVPQAEDVAEVTAEQVRALHNASVLPRGAVLVLVGDLDPQEVPAELERALGGWKSDRSAVVLPPLPALTGGNVLLVPRAGAVQSQIRLSAQTVPRTDPRYPALQLANLAFGGYFSSRLVENIREDKGYTYGAHSGFEFTGDSAVVNVDADTANEVTAAAYLETRYELFRLGTVAPTAEEVESVRQYAMGSLVTGTSSQGGLAGQLMALASNGLGIEWLQSHPERLAAVTEEQVAEAAAEFFAPGRFTGVVVGDADLLAPKLAALGVSANEKD
- a CDS encoding M16 family metallopeptidase codes for the protein MADPELFRFTIDNGLRVVLAPDPTAPVVGVSVHYDVGFRSEPEGLTGFAHLFEHLMFQGSESLEKLAHFRHVQSSGGTFNGSTHPDYTDYYEVLPAAALERALFLEADRMRAPKLTAENLANQIEVVKEEIRLNVRNRPYGGFPWILLPPVLYSTFANAHDGYGAFEDLEGATLDDCAAFFDTFYSPANAVLTVAGDFEVEEAKALVQKHFGDVPHRPAPVRPSFAEPLPTTQLLGEHTDAHAPLPALAVGYRMPDPINDLDGYLAYLVLAGVLTDGDGSRLQQRLVHVEPLVVDIGAGAGLFGPFEARDPDTFTITAIHPPEVPRERVLAALDEELEKLASTPPDDQELKKVTARWAASLHAEHDRLVSRTLALGAFELLYGDASLVYQLADRLSAVSGEAVSAAAKALRPDARAVLVVNPASTEGTEQ